Proteins encoded together in one Rana temporaria chromosome 6, aRanTem1.1, whole genome shotgun sequence window:
- the LOC120944273 gene encoding solute carrier family 15 member 2-like, with product MGAGSGVRNFFSRDSVPTKKVPGICGTKYPLSILFIIINEFCERFSYYGMKAVLTLYFLNYLGWDRNRTTTIYHAFSGLCYFTPILGAPIADAWLGRFNTIFYLSILYFFGFVINFVGAIPDIGSGELHVVLSMIGLIAIAFGTGGIKPCVTAFGGDQFDAEHVKERGKFFSIFYMSINAGSLISTLVTPILRGGVQCFGQDCYALAFGVPAVSMLFALIVFVSGSGMYKKYPPQGNILAQVFKCIGFAIKNRWRHRAKQFPKRGHWLDWASESYSKKLITEVKMVTKVLFLFIPFPMFWALYDQQGSRWTLQATRMNADFGAFVMQPDQIQILNSLLNLFLVPVFDLGIYPLVRLCKINFHPIAKIAIGMLLAALAFAVATVVEIKINETNPLVPKPGEATVQILNFAGQDATVQIPNNSPFTRPSLIGGDFQDPNYKKINVTGTTNVNVEIGTQSISCSGIREDKTFSLLVDRHTDSSLYCRTIEDPNKKPENGLAGVRFINLLPETIYNLHIADETINVTNNNVSKYLTQKRAFTKLTVTYNERDYTIDLDLLDFGAAYTAVLREVDDTKKVIKAYKVEDIDANSVHVAWQIPQYFLLSAGEVMFSVTGLDFSYVQAPASMKSVLQAGWLLTVAFGNVIVLIVAQAGSMEQWAEFILFAALLVAVSVIFSIMGYFFVPVDPNDLKEDDDADMKKPIPDFYETGIDNVEEKKTKI from the exons GATCCGGGGTCAGAAATTTCTTCTCCAGAGATTCGGTTCCGACCAAGAAAGTGCCG GGAATATGTGGAACCAAATACCCGCTGAGTATTCTGTTCATCATCATCAACGAGTTCTGCGAGAGATTCTCCTACTATGGAATGAAAG CTGTCCTGACACTTTACTTCCTGAACTACTTGGGATGGGACAGGAACCGCACAACCACCATCTACCACGCCTTCTCTGGGCTCTGCTACTTCACCCCGATCCTCGGGGCCCCCATCGCTGACGCCTGGCTGGGCAGATTCAA CACTATCTTTTATCTGTCCATTTTGTACTTTTTCGGTTTTGTGATCAATTTTGTGGGGGCCATCCCGGATATTGGAAGCGGTGAGTTGCACGT GGTTCTGTCTATGATTGGTCTGATTGCCATCGCCTTCGGGACCGGCGGTATCAAGCCCTGCGTCACGGCTTTTGGTGGTGACCAGTTCGATGCAGAACAT GTAAAAGAGAGAGGAAAATTCTTCTCCATCTTCTACATGTCCATCAACGCCGGCAGTCTCATCTCCACCTTAGTGACGCCGATTCTCAGAG GAGGCGTCCAGTGCTTTGGGCAGGATTGTTACGCTTTGGCGTTTGGCGTTCCGGCCGTTTCGATGCTTTTTGCTCTGA TTGTGTTTGTCAGCGGGAGCGGGATGTACAAGAAGTACCCGCCGCAAGGAAACATCTTAGCCCAAGTCTTCAAGTGTATCGGA TTTGCCATCAAGAACCGCTGGAGGCATCGCGCCAAGCAATTCCCCAAACGGGGGCACTGGCTGGACTGGGCCTCTGAGAGCTATTCG aaaaaactCATCACAGAAGTGAAAATGGTGACCAAAGTCCTCTTTTTGTTCATCCCCTTCCCGATGTTCTGGGCTCTCTACGACCAGCAG GGATCGCGATGGACTCTTCAGGCTACAAGAATGAACGCCGATTTC GGTGCATTTGTCATGCAGCCGGACCAGATACAG ATCCTGAACTCACTTCTAAACCTCTTTCTGGTCCCGGTGTTTGATCTGGGGATCTACCCTCTTGTCAGGCTTTGCAAGATCAACTTCCA CCCCATCGCAAAGATAGCCATCGGCATGCTGCTGGCAGCTCTGGCCTTCGCTGTTGCCACCGTTGTGGAGATCAAAATTAAT GAGACGAATCCGCTCGTTCCAAAGCCGGGAGAGGCCACCGTGCAGATCCTGAACTTTGCAGGACAAGACGCCACCGTCCAGATTCCGAACAATTCTCCGTTCACCCGACCGTCACTGATCGGCGGAGATTTCCAG GACCCAAATTACAAGAAGATTAACGTCACCGGCACTACAAATGTGAATGTGGAAATTGGGACACAAAGCATTTCCTGCTCAGGCATTCGTGAGGATAAAACGTTCTCCTTATTGGTGGATAGACACACAGACAGTTCTCTGTATTGTAGGACG ATCGAAGATCCCAATAAGAAGCCAGAGAACGGATTGGCGGGAGTCAG ATTCATCAATTTGCTCCCAGAAACGATCTACAATCTCCATATTGCTGATGAAACGATCAATGTTACCAACAACAACGTATCGAAATATCTCACCCAGAAAAGAGCTTT CACCAAACTGACCGTGACTTACAACGAACGCGACTACACGATCGACCtcgatctcctggactttggtgCGGCATACACAGCAGTGCTGAGGGAG GTGGATGACACCAAGAAAGTAATAAAAGCCTACAAGGTGGAGGACATCGATGCAAACAGCGTGCACGTGGCGTGGCAGATCCCGCAATACTTCCTGCTGAGCGCCGGAGAGGTCATGTTCTCAGTCACCGGCTTAGACTTCTCCTATGTCCAG GCTCCAGCCAGTATGAAGTCCGTCCTCCAGGCCGGGTGGCTGCTCACTGTGGCTTTTGGCAACGTCATCGTGCTGATTGTGGCCCAAGCCGGATCCATGGAACAG TGGGCGGAGTTTATCCTGTTTGCCGCACTCCTGGTCGCTGTCTCCGTCATCTTCTCCATCATGGGATACTTCTTCGTTCCGGTGGATCCCAACGACCTGAAAGAAGACGACGACGCCGATATGAAGAAGCCAATCCCCGACTTCTATGAGACCGGAATAGACAAcgtggaggagaagaagacgAAGATCTAA